GCCGTCGGGTCGGCCGGGCGAGCGGCGGTGCCCCGGGCCGCCGCCTCCCTGGCCGCGGCGGCCGGCCGGTTGGCCGGCGACGAGAAGGCCCGGCTGGACCGGGTCGCCGGGCGCCTCGCGGGCCTGGAGGCCGGTATTCGCAAGTTCGTGGACGCCTACCGGCAGTATTGCTGGCCGGTGAACGCGCTCACCGACCTGAAGCTCGCCCCGTTCCACCTGCTCGCGTCGGAGGGGTCAGTCCACACGGACAAATCGCACGTCTGGCACATGGACACGCTCGCCGCCGTCTGCCGGGCCGACCCGGAATTGCTGCTAGCGACCTCTTACAAAGTGGTCGACGTGACCGACCCGGCGGGCGTGGCCGAGGGGGTCGCGTGGTGGGCCGACCTGACCGGGCGGGGCGGCGAGGGGATGGTGGTGAAGCCGCTCGATTTCGTCCAGCGGGGTAAACGGGGGCTGGCCCAACCCGCTGTGAAGTGCCGCGGGCCGGAGTACCTGCGGATCATCTACGGCCCGGACTACGACGCCGCCGAGAACCTGTCCCGGCTCCGCGGCCGGCGGCTGGCCCACAAGCGGTCGCTCGCCCTCGGGGAATTCGCCCTCGGCGTGGAAGGGCTCGAACGGTTCGTCCGCCGGGAGCCGCTGCGGCGGGTCCACGAGTGCGTGTTCGGCGTCCTGGCCCTGGAGAGCGAGCCAGTGGACCCGCGGCTCTGAGCGCGCACCGGGCCGCGGCGCGACGGAGAAAGGTGACCAGAAAACGCGGCACGCTAATTGGGGCCATGACACTCGGAAGAAACCGGAGGTATTTGCTAGAATTGCCCCGGGCCGCCAACAATCCGACGACGAGGAACCCTCCGGTGAAAAAACAGTTCTTCAACCCGCTCGGCCTGAATCCGACGAACGGGTTCACGCACGTCGTCGCGGCGACCGGTGGGAAGACGGTCTACGTCTCGGGCCAGGTGAGCGTGAACGAGAAGGCCGAGGTCGTGGGCAAGGGCGACTTCCGAGCCCAGGTGGAGTACACGTTCCAGAACCTTCAAGTCGCGCTCGCCTCTGCCGGGGCCACGTTCGGGGACGTGGTCAAGATCACCTACTTCGTCGTCGACCTGAAACCGGAACTCGTTTCGGTGATCCGCGAGGTCCGGCGGAAATACCTGGCCCCGGACGAACCGCCCGCGAGTACCTTGGTCGGGGTTACGACCCTGGTCGTCCCCGACTGGCTGATCGAGATCGAGCTGATCGCCGTGATCGCCGAATGATTCGAGGCGAACCGGGTGCGCGAATGCGGTAACGAAGGCAGGTCGGATTCGCCAAAGACGCCTTCTACCTCGATTTCCTTTTGCCCGGCTTCTTCGGACCCTTCGGGGCGCCGGTGATCGTGATCGCCCGGCCGTGGACCTCTCGGAAGCCTTCCGCCTGCTTGCCCTCGACGGCCTTGTGGTACGCGGCCACGGCTCGGTCGCGATCCCGGAACTCCTTACCCCTGGCTTCCCCCGTCGACTCCCGCCAGTCCGTCCGAACCTTGCCCGCCTGCGTTCGCACCGTATCCCCGTCGAGCGAGACGATCCAGAACCGGTCGGCGGCAACGAACACCCGCCGCGTGAGCGATCGCTCCGTCTCCGCGAACCCCTCGGCCGTCCTCTCCGCCACCGCCCGCTCGAACTCCGTTTGCTTCGTGAAGACGTGCTCGACCAAGTTGTCGCCATCCGTGACCCGGTGCCCGAACCCGGTCGGATCGTCGATGAAGATCAATTTGCAAGTGGAGGGCGGATCGCCGCCAGTTAGCTCGCGGAGTAGCATGCCATTTCCTTCACGTCAGAGCCTCACGGTGCGCCGGAGTTTCACTGATTCCGCTTCTCTTTCGAGAGCTTGTACAGCAGATCCAGGCAGTTGCGACACGTCACGGCCGAGTGGTCATCGGTGGCGATACCTTCCACCTCGGCCCGGTGTGCGGCCTCCTTATCGCGGGGGTTGCAGAGGACCATGCCGTCCGGGTTCAGGGCGTGCAGGTCGCGCTTCTGCCTCTTGTCTTGTGACACGCCAGATCCCCGTGTGGTGCTCGTCGCGGTCGGCTCGTTTCATAAGTGACGCCCCGCGCGATCCCTTCGAGCCGTGCTCGTTCACCGGCTCCCGCCGGCATGATCGAAGGGCGACGGAGGCGATAGTCCTCTGATTGATATGAAACGGTGATGTCGTCCGCGAGGCAACAGTTCTAAATCATGTTGTGCTGTTTCTCGGGCTCGGACCGCGGTCGGCGCCCGGGAAATTTGATCTCCGGCGCCGGGTTCGGGGACCGCCCGCGCGGCCGCCGTGGTGTCCGTCGTACGGCGCCATTCCTATAGCAACCGACGTCGCCCCAGCCCCCACCGACCCGGACTACCCATGCGCATCGGCGTCCCGAAAGAGATCAAAACGAACGAGAACCGCGTGGCCGTGGTGCCCGCGGGGGCGGAGGCGCTGGTGTCGGCCGGGCACGAGGTCGTGATCGAGACCGGGGCGGGCGTCGGCAGCGGCTTCGCGAACGCGGCGTACACCGCCGTCGGGGCCAAGATCGCGGAGACGGCCGCGGCCGTTTGGGCCGGCGCCGAAATGATCATGAAGGTCAAGGAGCCGGTCGAAATCGAGTGGCCCCACATGCGGGCCGGCCAGCTCATCTACACGTACTTCCACTTCGCCGCGGACGAACCGCTCACCCGCGCGGTGATCGCGTCCGGCGCGATCGCGATCGCCTACGAGACGGTGCAGCTCCCGAACGGCGAACTCCCGCTGCTCACGCCGATGTCCGAGGTAGCCGGCCGGATGGCCGTGCAGGAGGGGGCCAAGTACCTCGAAAAGGTCTTCGGCGGCAGCGGCATCCTGCTCGCCGGCGTCCCCGGGGTGGCCCCGGGCAAGGTGGTCATCATCGGCGGCGGGGTCGTCGGCGTGAACGCCGCGAAGGTCGCCGCCGGGCTCGGCGCCCACGTCGTCATCCTCGACGTCTCGCTCCCCCGCCTCCGCTACCTCGACGACATCCTGCCGGCCAACGTCGACACGGCCTACTCCAACCGGCACAACATCCTGACCGCGATCGAACACGCCGACCTGGTGATCGGGGCGGTCCTCGTCCCCGGGACCAAGGCGCCCCACCTCGTCAAGCGGGCCGACCTGGCGCGGATGCAGCCGGGGGCCGTCATCGTCGACGTGGCCGTCGACCAGGGCGGCATCTTCGAAACGATCCGGCCGACCACGCACGAAAACCCGACTTACTTCGTCGACGGCATCCTCCACTACGGCGTGGCCAACATGCCCGGCGGCGTCCCCCGGACCTCGACGCTGGCCCTGACCAACGCCACGCTCCCGTACGCCCTCAAGCTCGTCCGCCACGGCTGGAAGGCCGCCTGCAAAGCCGACGGCGCGCTGCGGCTCGGGCTCAACGTGGTGGAAGGCAAGATCGTCTACCCGGGCGTGGCCGAAGCGTTCGGGATTCCGGTGACGCCGGTGGAACAGGTACTCTAACAGGCGAGCGGGGGACGTGAGTCCCCTGATTCTTTGCGAACTCGGACTTCAGGGGAGCGTTCCAAAGTTCGGGGTTCCAAAAAATCAGGGGACTCACGTCCCCCGCTCGCCTATGCATGACTTGATGACTTGACGACCTGAAGACTTGAAGACTGAATTCATGAGTATCACGGCAAAAAACATCTGGAAGCGGTTCGACGGCAAAGCCGTGCTGCGGGGCGTGACGGTCGAGGCGCCGACCGGGGCGCTCGTCGCGCTGCTCGGGCCGTCCGGGTCCGGGAAGACGACCCTGCTCCGCATCATCGCCGGGCTCGAAGTCGCGGACTCCGGGGCCGTCCAGTTCCACGACGACGACATCACCCGGCACTCGGCCCGCGACCGGAACATGGGCTTCGTGTTCCAGCACTACGCGCTGTTCCGGCACATGACCGTGTTCGAGAACGTCGCGTTCGGCCTGCGGGTCCGGCGGTGGCCCGAGCAGAAGGTCCGCGACCGCGTCCACGAGCTGCTGAACCTGGTGAAGTTGCCGGAGATGGCCGCCCGGTACCCGGCCCAGATGTCCGGCGGCCAGCGGCAGCGGATCGCGCTGGCGCGGGCGCTCGCCCCGGAGCCGAAGGTGATCCTGCTGGACGAGCCGTTCGGCGCCCTCGACGCCCAGGTCCGCGAGGAACTCCGCCACTGGCTGCGGCGGTTCCACGACCAGTTCCACGTCACCAGCATCTTCGTCACGCACGACCAGGAAGAGGCGTTCGAGGTGGCGGACCGGGTGATCGTCATGCACGACGGCAAGGTCGAGCAGGCCGGGACGCCGGCCGAGGTGTTCGAACACCCGGTCAACGAATTCGTGATGAAGTTCCTCGGCCGGGTGAACGTCTTCCAGACCCTGCTCAAAGACGGCCGGGTGCTGCTCGGGAACGTCGAGATGCCGGTCGGCAAGGGGGCGGTCGTCGAGACCGGGTCCGGGAAGGCGGACGTGTACGTCCGCCCGCACGAGCTCGACATCGGGCGGACGGCCGACACCGGCAACTGCATCCGCGGCAAGGTCGTCCACATCAACCCGGCCGGGTCGGTCGTGAAGGTGCGCGTCCACGCCGAGGACTTCGGTCTGATGGTCAACGTGGACATCAGCCCCGAAAAGTACAGATCGATGGACTTGCGCGCCGACGATCAAGTCTTCGTGTCGCCGAAGACGGCGAAAATCTTCGAGCCGGATTACACGATCTGATACACGATCTGGGTAGTTGTGACCGGTATCGGCTGCCAATCTCGGCGTGGGTTCACGTCCGCCCCCGGTGTCCCCGGGCTCCCGCCCGGGTCTACGTTAGGCCGCCCCGGAGGGGCGGAAAGACCAAGGGCAAGGGACGATTCCCTTCAAATCGTGAGGTTTTCCGCCCCTCCGGGGCGGCCTAACGTAGACCCGGGCGGGAGCCCGGGGACACCGGGCGAACGACCGCATCGATCACTAGACCTTAACCAAGCGTCGCCATTGGCAAATTGACGTTGGAGAAAAACGAAAAGCTTGAAATCCTTCGTGTTTTCCGGTGTTTGTAGGGTTGCAGAGTCCACAACCACCGGAAAACACGAAGGATTTCAAGTGAAACCTATCTTCCGCCGCTGGTTCCAAAAAGGCAAGGCCCGCATCGATCGCCGACTCGATCAAACGCGCAATCCGCTCAGCCCCGAGCCCGTGCTCAAAGCCCGCAACATCCACTATGAGGTCTCCGACAAGGCCCAGGCCATCCACTGCGGTGGCATCGGCCTCATCCACGCGCTGGGTCAACGATTCGGGCTCGCCAAGACCATCGACCAAAAACTTCATCTGCTCAAATTCCACGTCCCGTATCACGAATCCGATCACGTCCTCACCCTCGCCTACAACCCGCTCTGCGGCGGCACCTGCCTTCAAGACCTCGAACTCCTCCGCAACGACGAGACCTTCCTCAACGCCCTGGAC
The Fimbriiglobus ruber genome window above contains:
- a CDS encoding RidA family protein; translated protein: MKKQFFNPLGLNPTNGFTHVVAATGGKTVYVSGQVSVNEKAEVVGKGDFRAQVEYTFQNLQVALASAGATFGDVVKITYFVVDLKPELVSVIREVRRKYLAPDEPPASTLVGVTTLVVPDWLIEIELIAVIAE
- the ald gene encoding alanine dehydrogenase codes for the protein MRIGVPKEIKTNENRVAVVPAGAEALVSAGHEVVIETGAGVGSGFANAAYTAVGAKIAETAAAVWAGAEMIMKVKEPVEIEWPHMRAGQLIYTYFHFAADEPLTRAVIASGAIAIAYETVQLPNGELPLLTPMSEVAGRMAVQEGAKYLEKVFGGSGILLAGVPGVAPGKVVIIGGGVVGVNAAKVAAGLGAHVVILDVSLPRLRYLDDILPANVDTAYSNRHNILTAIEHADLVIGAVLVPGTKAPHLVKRADLARMQPGAVIVDVAVDQGGIFETIRPTTHENPTYFVDGILHYGVANMPGGVPRTSTLALTNATLPYALKLVRHGWKAACKADGALRLGLNVVEGKIVYPGVAEAFGIPVTPVEQVL
- a CDS encoding sulfate/molybdate ABC transporter ATP-binding protein, producing the protein MSITAKNIWKRFDGKAVLRGVTVEAPTGALVALLGPSGSGKTTLLRIIAGLEVADSGAVQFHDDDITRHSARDRNMGFVFQHYALFRHMTVFENVAFGLRVRRWPEQKVRDRVHELLNLVKLPEMAARYPAQMSGGQRQRIALARALAPEPKVILLDEPFGALDAQVREELRHWLRRFHDQFHVTSIFVTHDQEEAFEVADRVIVMHDGKVEQAGTPAEVFEHPVNEFVMKFLGRVNVFQTLLKDGRVLLGNVEMPVGKGAVVETGSGKADVYVRPHELDIGRTADTGNCIRGKVVHINPAGSVVKVRVHAEDFGLMVNVDISPEKYRSMDLRADDQVFVSPKTAKIFEPDYTI